A stretch of Deltaproteobacteria bacterium DNA encodes these proteins:
- a CDS encoding glycine--tRNA ligase, with protein sequence MDEIVSLCARRGFIFQSGEIYGGINGFWDYGPLGVELKNNLKAFWWQRMVRDREDIEGIDSAIITHPRTWEASGHVANFSDPMVDCRACKKRFRADQLDGIAGCDAREGTSQHDFTEPRAFNLMLSTQIGASSDASAVAYLRAETCGSIFTDFRRVREAGRQKIPFGIAQIGKAFRNEINPRNFTFRSREFEQAEMEFFCHPGESAKWFEHWRDLRIQFHRDLGMGADQLRIIPHTTLAHYAKAAVDIEFLFPFGWQEIEGIHDRGSFDLTQHAEFSGKDLSVTIEETKERFVPAVVETSVGVDRTALALLCNGYAEEKLPDGETRTVLRLAPVVAPIKAAVLPLSKKLSEKTQRIAADLRKRWNVFHDDAGNIGRRYRRQDEVGTPYCVTYDFDSDTDAKVTVRERDAMTQDRVSLDSLRGYLEERLEGWR encoded by the coding sequence ATGGACGAGATCGTCTCTCTCTGCGCCCGCCGCGGCTTCATCTTTCAAAGCGGCGAGATCTACGGCGGGATCAACGGCTTCTGGGACTACGGGCCGCTCGGCGTCGAGCTGAAGAACAACCTGAAGGCGTTTTGGTGGCAGCGCATGGTGCGCGATCGCGAGGACATCGAGGGCATCGACAGCGCGATCATCACGCACCCGCGCACGTGGGAGGCGTCCGGCCACGTCGCGAACTTCAGCGACCCGATGGTCGACTGCCGCGCGTGCAAGAAGCGCTTTCGCGCGGACCAACTCGACGGCATCGCGGGCTGCGACGCGCGCGAGGGCACCTCGCAGCACGACTTCACCGAGCCGCGCGCCTTCAACCTGATGCTGAGCACGCAGATCGGCGCGTCGTCGGACGCATCGGCCGTCGCGTACCTCCGCGCCGAGACGTGCGGCTCGATCTTCACGGACTTCCGCCGCGTGCGTGAAGCGGGGCGCCAGAAAATCCCGTTCGGGATCGCGCAGATCGGCAAGGCGTTCCGCAACGAGATCAACCCGCGCAACTTCACCTTCCGCTCGCGCGAGTTCGAGCAGGCCGAGATGGAGTTCTTCTGCCACCCGGGCGAGAGCGCGAAGTGGTTCGAGCACTGGCGCGACTTGCGCATCCAGTTCCACCGCGATCTCGGCATGGGCGCGGATCAGCTGCGCATCATTCCGCACACGACGCTCGCGCATTACGCGAAGGCCGCCGTCGACATCGAGTTCCTGTTCCCGTTCGGTTGGCAGGAGATCGAGGGCATCCACGATCGCGGCAGCTTCGACCTCACGCAGCACGCCGAGTTCTCGGGCAAGGATCTCTCCGTCACCATCGAAGAGACCAAGGAGCGCTTCGTGCCCGCGGTCGTCGAGACCTCGGTCGGCGTGGACCGCACTGCGCTCGCGCTGCTCTGCAACGGCTACGCGGAAGAGAAGCTGCCCGACGGCGAGACGCGCACCGTGCTGCGCCTCGCGCCCGTCGTCGCGCCGATCAAGGCCGCGGTGCTGCCGCTCTCGAAGAAGCTCAGCGAGAAGACACAGCGCATCGCGGCGGATCTGCGCAAGCGCTGGAACGTGTTCCACGACGACGCGGGCAACATCGGGCGCCGCTATCGCCGCCAAGACGAAGTGGGCACGCCGTACTGCGTCACCTACGACTTCGACTCGGATACGGACGCCAAGGTGACTGTGCGCGAGCGCGATGCGATGACGCAGGACCGCGTCTCGCTCGACTCGCTGCGCGGGTATCTCGAGGAGCGGCTCGAAGGATGGCGGTGA
- the recO gene encoding DNA repair protein RecO, with protein sequence MQKLTTEALVLRAVDLGESDRVVHLLTPETGRIAAIAKGARRSVKRFPGTLDFFNQLSISLERKRGVAQLARLEHAKLIRAFHGVRENAGRFALGCYVLELLDRLAPEGGRRGDLAALYRFALDALGAIDALPPTPRLRALLELRLLAAVGLRPELASCVRCGNAITTPRAQFWIAEGGAICERCTRPHEQGIPIHLGTLRALDQSLAFPLAHTGRIALGERALEEAQTVIGRFLRFHVGVELRSEAFVTAQLER encoded by the coding sequence ATGCAGAAGCTCACGACTGAGGCGCTCGTTCTGCGCGCCGTCGATCTCGGCGAGTCCGATCGCGTCGTTCACTTGCTCACGCCCGAGACCGGCCGCATCGCGGCGATCGCGAAGGGCGCGCGCCGCAGCGTGAAGCGCTTCCCGGGCACGCTCGATTTCTTCAATCAGCTGAGCATCTCGCTAGAGCGCAAACGCGGCGTCGCGCAACTCGCGCGGCTCGAGCACGCGAAGCTGATCCGCGCCTTCCACGGCGTGCGCGAGAACGCCGGCCGCTTCGCGCTCGGTTGTTACGTGCTCGAGCTGCTCGACCGCCTCGCGCCCGAAGGCGGCCGGCGCGGCGATCTCGCCGCGCTCTATCGCTTCGCCCTCGATGCGCTCGGCGCCATCGACGCGCTCCCCCCCACGCCGCGCCTGCGCGCACTCCTCGAGCTGCGCCTGCTCGCCGCCGTCGGCCTGCGCCCCGAGCTTGCGAGCTGCGTGCGCTGCGGCAACGCGATCACGACCCCGCGTGCGCAGTTCTGGATCGCCGAAGGCGGCGCCATCTGCGAGCGCTGCACACGGCCGCACGAGCAGGGCATCCCCATCCACTTGGGAACGCTGCGCGCCCTCGACCAAAGCCTCGCGTTCCCCCTCGCGCACACCGGCCGCATCGCGCTGGGCGAACGAGCGCTCGAGGAAGCCCAGACCGTGATCGGCCGCTTTCTGCGCTTCCACGTCGGCGTCGAGCTGAGAAGCGAGGCGTTCGTCACTGCGCAGCTCGAGAGGTAG
- a CDS encoding helix-turn-helix domain-containing protein produces the protein MGQGVRGVPEAAAVGAADDREPIGRYLAQQRKLRGVDLDDLAARTRIPRRSLERLEAGAFDHSPDGFSRGFVRTVAEANGLDPDDAVARMLPEPDAQIRGGPRWERVAAALAAVAALVVVTLFAAARVFAPPAPAFAARDGELPVRRDYVRELAQARGIAASDLGARAAVIALEPARVAEPVAETEVASEGAPAVAAVQRAPTQSAPPAATPVASAPAPPPAPPASTSRAETEAPPPSAPPAPARGAANAAPALSASATAAPVSEPAPLPADSASEPDAEAHD, from the coding sequence ATGGGGCAGGGCGTCCGTGGAGTACCTGAAGCGGCTGCAGTAGGCGCGGCCGACGACCGCGAGCCGATCGGGCGCTACCTCGCGCAGCAGCGAAAGCTGCGCGGCGTCGACCTCGACGACCTCGCCGCGCGAACGCGCATCCCGCGCCGCTCGCTCGAGCGCCTCGAAGCGGGCGCGTTCGATCACTCGCCCGACGGGTTCTCGCGCGGATTCGTCCGCACCGTCGCCGAAGCGAACGGGCTCGATCCCGACGACGCGGTGGCGCGCATGCTGCCCGAGCCCGACGCGCAGATCCGTGGCGGTCCGCGCTGGGAGCGCGTCGCGGCGGCGCTCGCTGCGGTCGCAGCGCTCGTGGTCGTGACGCTGTTCGCGGCCGCGCGCGTGTTCGCGCCGCCGGCGCCCGCCTTCGCTGCGCGCGACGGCGAGCTGCCCGTGCGCCGCGACTACGTGCGCGAGCTCGCGCAGGCGCGCGGCATCGCGGCGAGCGACCTCGGAGCCCGCGCCGCGGTGATCGCGCTCGAGCCCGCTCGTGTCGCGGAGCCGGTCGCCGAGACCGAAGTCGCGAGCGAGGGGGCGCCCGCGGTCGCCGCGGTGCAGCGCGCGCCCACGCAGTCCGCACCTCCGGCGGCCACGCCCGTCGCGAGCGCACCCGCGCCGCCGCCAGCGCCTCCCGCATCGACGTCGCGCGCAGAGACTGAAGCGCCGCCGCCGTCGGCTCCGCCTGCGCCCGCGCGAGGCGCCGCCAACGCGGCGCCGGCGCTCAGCGCTTCGGCGACCGCCGCGCCGGTGAGCGAGCCTGCGCCGCTTCCTGCCGACTCCGCTAGCGAGCCCGATGCAGAAGCTCACGACTGA
- a CDS encoding tetratricopeptide repeat protein yields MSKLVALALAVALATLAGCATSQSTKRPEVSEDSKRLALSRFSQGQGHLREGKLPQAIRDLRFAVSLDPNNAEIRLALGEAYRVRGLLAEAEHELKEALAIDASFQKAHLTLSALYIQLARYEDSIRHAQVLIDDATFADVWMPLLNKGIAQLKLGKLEYARVSLEMASDFRPNEWRVHLNLGNLALQLGDRDAALAHYAIVLKHGAGTLGEAEANYRTAEIYDARGDQGRAIRHLLAVRERNPEGEWGRASVEYLKRLQ; encoded by the coding sequence ATGTCGAAGCTCGTCGCACTCGCGCTCGCCGTCGCGCTCGCCACGCTCGCCGGCTGCGCGACCTCCCAGTCCACGAAGCGCCCGGAAGTCAGCGAGGACTCGAAGCGCCTCGCGCTCTCGCGCTTCAGTCAGGGACAGGGCCATCTGCGCGAAGGCAAGCTCCCGCAGGCGATCCGCGACCTGCGCTTCGCCGTCAGCCTCGATCCCAACAACGCGGAGATTCGGCTGGCGCTCGGGGAGGCGTACCGAGTGCGGGGCCTCCTCGCCGAAGCCGAGCACGAGCTGAAGGAGGCGCTCGCGATCGACGCGAGCTTCCAGAAGGCGCACCTCACGCTCTCGGCGCTCTACATCCAGCTCGCGCGCTACGAGGACTCGATTCGCCACGCGCAGGTGCTGATCGACGACGCGACGTTCGCGGACGTGTGGATGCCGCTCCTCAACAAGGGCATCGCGCAGCTGAAGCTCGGCAAGCTCGAGTATGCGCGCGTCTCGCTCGAGATGGCGTCGGACTTCCGGCCCAACGAGTGGCGCGTGCATCTCAACCTCGGCAACTTGGCTCTGCAGCTGGGCGATCGAGACGCTGCGCTTGCGCACTACGCGATCGTGCTGAAGCACGGCGCGGGCACGCTGGGCGAGGCGGAAGCGAACTACCGCACGGCCGAGATCTACGACGCGCGCGGCGACCAAGGCCGCGCGATTCGTCACTTGCTCGCGGTGCGCGAGCGGAACCCGGAAGGCGAATGGGGCAGGGCGTCCGTGGAGTACCTGAAGCGGCTGCAGTAG
- a CDS encoding 2-oxoacid:acceptor oxidoreductase subunit alpha: MRDPAQPAVARIPLGADTPVSEHKKPVEEIERVAVRFAGDSGDGIQLTGTKFTEATALAGNDLSTFPDFPAEIRAPAGSLAGVSGFQIHFASSDIRTPADQPDVLVALNPAALRANIEDLRPGGMLVINSDAFVTKNIERAGYQGDPLPALRSKFRVVEVPFSKLTAKALEDLKMGTRDAERSKNFFGLGLVYWLYNRPIEPTLRWLESRFKGEIREANIRALKAGLNFGETTELFPTSFAIPKAKIQPGTYRNITGNVALAYGIVAAGQCLEKPVFLGAYPITPASDVLHELSAYRNFNVRTFQAEDEIAAASVAIGAAYAGHLGMCTTSGPGFILKQEAVGLAVMTELPSVIIDIQRAGPSTGLPTKTEQADLLAAMYGRNSESPLPILAAATPGDCFHIMIEAAQMAVKYMTPVVVLSDGYIANSSEPWLIPDVKTLPRVKVQHRTEPEGFFPYLRNEETLARPWAIPGTPGLEHRIGGLEKEEKTGNVSYTPQNHGRMGFLRAEKIRRIANDLPPVEINGADRGELLVVGWGGTHGAITSAVNDARAAGQDVSSIHIRHLHPFPLNLGDVLKRFKQVLVCELNGGQLWRLLRAEYLVPAESLSKVVGQPFKVGEIRARINQMLGGKA; the protein is encoded by the coding sequence ATGCGCGACCCTGCGCAGCCGGCTGTGGCGCGCATACCTCTAGGAGCAGACACACCCGTGTCCGAACACAAAAAGCCGGTCGAAGAGATCGAGCGCGTAGCGGTTCGTTTCGCAGGCGACTCGGGCGACGGCATCCAGCTGACCGGCACGAAGTTCACCGAGGCCACCGCCCTCGCGGGCAACGACCTCAGCACCTTCCCCGACTTCCCCGCCGAGATTCGCGCCCCTGCGGGCTCGCTGGCCGGCGTCTCCGGCTTCCAGATTCACTTCGCATCGAGCGACATCCGCACGCCCGCCGACCAGCCCGACGTGCTCGTGGCGCTGAACCCCGCCGCTCTGCGCGCGAACATCGAAGACCTGCGCCCCGGCGGCATGCTCGTCATCAACAGCGACGCATTCGTCACGAAGAACATCGAGCGCGCGGGTTATCAGGGCGATCCACTGCCCGCGCTGCGCTCGAAGTTCCGCGTGGTCGAAGTGCCCTTCAGCAAGCTCACCGCGAAGGCGCTCGAAGATCTGAAGATGGGCACGCGCGACGCGGAGCGCTCGAAGAACTTCTTCGGCCTCGGTCTCGTGTATTGGCTCTACAACCGGCCGATCGAACCGACGCTGCGCTGGCTCGAGTCGCGCTTCAAGGGCGAGATTCGCGAGGCGAACATTCGCGCGCTCAAGGCCGGCCTGAACTTCGGCGAGACGACTGAGCTGTTCCCGACGTCGTTCGCGATTCCGAAGGCGAAGATCCAGCCGGGCACGTATCGCAACATCACCGGCAACGTCGCGCTCGCGTACGGGATCGTCGCCGCCGGGCAGTGCCTCGAGAAGCCCGTGTTCCTCGGGGCGTATCCGATCACGCCGGCGAGCGACGTGCTCCACGAGCTGTCCGCGTACCGCAACTTCAACGTGCGCACGTTCCAGGCCGAGGATGAGATCGCGGCCGCGAGCGTCGCGATCGGCGCCGCCTACGCGGGCCATCTCGGCATGTGCACCACGAGCGGCCCCGGCTTCATCCTGAAGCAGGAAGCCGTCGGCCTCGCGGTGATGACCGAGCTGCCGTCCGTGATCATCGACATCCAGCGCGCGGGTCCGTCGACGGGCTTGCCCACCAAGACCGAGCAGGCCGACCTGCTCGCCGCGATGTACGGCCGCAACAGCGAGAGCCCGCTGCCGATCCTCGCAGCGGCGACGCCCGGCGACTGCTTCCACATCATGATCGAAGCCGCGCAGATGGCGGTGAAGTACATGACGCCCGTGGTCGTGCTGAGCGACGGCTACATCGCGAACAGCTCGGAGCCGTGGCTGATCCCCGACGTGAAGACGCTGCCCCGCGTGAAGGTGCAGCACCGCACGGAGCCCGAAGGCTTCTTCCCGTACCTGCGCAACGAAGAGACGCTCGCTCGCCCCTGGGCGATCCCGGGCACGCCCGGGCTCGAGCACCGCATCGGCGGCCTCGAGAAGGAGGAGAAGACGGGCAACGTCTCGTACACGCCGCAGAACCACGGCCGCATGGGCTTCCTGCGCGCCGAGAAGATTCGGCGCATCGCGAACGATCTGCCGCCGGTGGAGATCAACGGCGCGGATCGCGGCGAGCTACTCGTCGTCGGCTGGGGCGGCACGCACGGCGCGATCACGTCCGCGGTGAACGATGCGCGCGCGGCAGGTCAGGATGTGTCGAGCATCCACATCCGCCACCTGCACCCGTTCCCGCTGAACCTCGGCGACGTGCTGAAGCGCTTCAAACAAGTGCTCGTGTGCGAGCTCAACGGCGGCCAGCTCTGGCGCCTGCTCCGCGCCGAGTACCTCGTGCCGGCCGAGAGCCTGTCGAAGGTCGTGGGCCAACCGTTCAAAGTGGGCGAGATCCGCGCCCGCATCAACCAAATGCTCGGAGGCAAAGCCTAA
- a CDS encoding 2-oxoacid:ferredoxin oxidoreductase subunit beta — MAAAATLSRKDFVSDQDVRWCPGCGDYSILANVQKVMPELGVPRENVVFVSGIGCSSRFPYYMNTYGFHTIHGRAPAFASGIKSARPELSVWVVTGDGDGLSIGGNHLLHVIRRNINLQILLFNNRIYGLTKGQYSPTSKLGSKSKSTPAGTIDHPVDPISFALGAGATFVARTVDVDAAHSQEMLLRAHQHKGTAFVEILQNCPVYNDNEWLEIEDRKTRAEAGLVLEHGKPLVWGPKGQKRGIKITDGVPSIVELAEGEDPVAKGVAVHNEKHASAAYAFALASLARPEFPMPLGVLRAVEKSTYEDMLDAQVTGALNKQGPGDLQKLLMSADTWTVGG, encoded by the coding sequence ATGGCTGCCGCTGCAACGCTCTCTCGCAAGGACTTCGTCAGCGATCAGGACGTGCGCTGGTGCCCCGGCTGCGGGGACTACTCGATTCTCGCGAACGTGCAGAAGGTGATGCCGGAGCTCGGCGTGCCGCGCGAGAACGTCGTGTTCGTGTCGGGCATCGGCTGCTCGAGCCGCTTCCCCTACTACATGAACACGTACGGGTTCCACACCATCCACGGCCGCGCGCCGGCGTTCGCGTCGGGCATCAAGTCGGCGCGGCCCGAGCTCAGCGTGTGGGTTGTTACGGGCGACGGCGACGGGCTCTCGATCGGCGGCAACCACCTGCTGCACGTGATCCGCCGCAACATCAATCTGCAGATCCTGCTCTTCAACAACCGCATCTACGGCCTCACCAAGGGCCAGTACTCGCCGACCTCGAAGCTCGGCTCGAAGTCGAAGTCGACGCCCGCGGGCACGATCGATCACCCGGTGGATCCGATCTCGTTCGCGCTCGGCGCGGGCGCGACGTTCGTGGCGCGCACCGTCGACGTCGACGCCGCGCACTCGCAGGAGATGCTGCTGCGCGCACATCAGCACAAGGGCACCGCGTTCGTGGAGATTCTCCAGAACTGCCCCGTGTACAACGACAACGAGTGGCTCGAGATCGAGGACCGCAAGACGCGCGCCGAGGCGGGGCTCGTGCTCGAGCACGGCAAGCCGCTCGTGTGGGGGCCGAAGGGCCAGAAGCGCGGCATCAAGATCACCGACGGCGTGCCCTCGATCGTCGAGCTCGCCGAGGGCGAGGATCCCGTCGCGAAGGGCGTCGCAGTGCACAACGAGAAGCACGCGAGCGCGGCCTACGCGTTCGCGCTCGCCTCGCTGGCGCGACCGGAGTTCCCGATGCCGCTCGGCGTGCTGCGCGCGGTCGAGAAGAGCACCTACGAGGACATGCTCGACGCGCAGGTCACCGGCGCCCTCAACAAGCAGGGCCCCGGCGATCTGCAGAAGCTGCTGATGAGCGCCGACACGTGGACGGTCGGCGGCTGA